The nucleotide window AACACGATGCATGTTGTGCAGCAGTAGTGTGAACAACTGAGCCtgtctctgcttgtgtgtgcaggttctggtccaggctctggtcatctcaggcctagactattgtaactccctcctggcaggtctacctgctagtgccatccgacctctgcagctcatccagaatgcagcagctcaactcgtctttaacctaaattcactcacactactctgctcctccgctcccttcactggttaccagtggctgcccgcatccgtttcaaaacattagtacttgcgtaacgtgctgtgaacggatcgggtccagtctacatccaggacatggtcaaacgttaccCCCCAGCCTGTTCACTCCactctgcttcggccaatcggcttgttgctccctcactgcgagctaaacactcaacaaaatcacgactgtttgctgtcctggctcctaaatggtggaatgagctccccaatgacatccggacatcagaaagtctACATATCCTCCgccacaaactaaaaacacatctcttccgactataccttgaataaaagtttaaactaacaatttagtagcacttaaatggcacttacttatagcactctgtagtttggcttttttgaagaaattgtactttcttgatttttgttgttctgggtttgtacccttatggttgaatgcacttattgtaagtcgctttggataaaagcgtcagctaaatgaaatgtaatgtaatgtaatgcagaTATCAGACAGCTGCAACTGTTGTGCCATCTTAGCCTGAGAGGAACTGAGGCATGTAACTGCAGAGTCCACCCTGTGTTAACACTGGTGAGCAGATTATTAGTGAGTCTAGACTGCTGTGCAGTAACCTTAAAATACACTGtacactgtacaaacacacacacacacacacacactcacagttgtgtgtccatgacttcagaggacataaCATTGACTTATATTgttttcctggagacttactctatTTGCCTAACCCTGATCCTTACCCtgacctaaacctaaacctaaaagCATGTCTTCACTTACATCATTATtacataattatttttgttcccataagaaaaacaagtccccataatgtgacttaggtccccacaacatgggTTGTCCTTGATCAGTCTTATTTCAACCTCTGGCAGTTACTATAAAAAACACTTGAGAGTCAAGCGACATCAAAGTAATATATCACAGTCCATTCTATATTAGGTGACAATGATGTTAGACTGAAAATAACTCCTACATAACCTCTACAATCAACATGCAACCACGCTGGTGGCTGCATGTTGATTGTAGAAGTTATGTAGacccacagagagaaaacaagggtgtatatatatatatatatatatacacacatgccccttgtttgtggatttattttctgtatctcTTCTGTGCCATCCCTGTATTGCTTCATGGTAAATAAGGACATTTTACAATTAGATTACAATCCTGTTAAATGACAGCATCAGTTAAACTGTCAAGTGCCTGAAAATGTCAAGTGTGAATGTGTTGCATCCTCACTGCTGACAGCGAGCGCAGCACAGCCTCAGGCTTACCTATCCGACCTGTCTCAGCCTTGAAGGTGCTGAAGTCCCAGTTGCGAGGTAGTTTCAGAGACATTATCCTTTAAGTGGTCGCACAGGTCAGTGgttcatctcacacacacacacacatacacacacacacacacacacagacacacattgatacacactcacacatgcagacaagGAATGGAGATCTCGCAGATCATACTTCCTACTTcctgtgtgttcatttgttCTTCTCCTTTTCAGCCCATCATAACGCGTCGCCTCATGTTGCCTTTACATCCGTGTTCATACTTGTTCTTATCAGTGTCATGCGTAAGTGGCTTCAAGGCTTATTCACTAACATGGCTTCATTTAGTGGGGAGTTTTCATGACTAATGGTCTgctgtggaaataaaaacagggggGTCTTGTTATAGGAAATGGTTTGAATCATGGTTTGTCTCCTTCTATGAGGATGTTGCTTCACAgctcaggctgcagcagagtcACTACTAACCACTAACGTTCCTCCATCTTTAATGAAACAAACCACTGTTATCTGTCGGCAGATCTTTTTACAAAATATGGAAGAAGAcccaaagtaaataaaacattcacacacaccaaacCACATGATGTTTTGGGTATATATATCTTTAATATTCTCTGAACCAAAGCAAAGCACATTTCAGCATTAGTTTGCTCTCGACAAACGAACAACTAAACACAAACCATTGCACAGTTTAAGAGTAATATACTGAACTCATATAGTTTTTAAAGAGAatctataaacacaaaaataattgtccagtggtgggggggggggagcctaCACAGTGTTGGACACTCATCACTCCCATACATTCCTTTCAGAAGGGTCTTGGCAGGGCAGGATTCACAATAATAAACCGACTTGATTAGATATGGCACAGAGGAGGTTTCCTGAGTGCCACGGAAAAAAATATCACTGATCCCTCATGGTCCGCCTCCTCTCAACTTCAGGGGTACTGGAATGTATCAAACGGCAGTAACAAGGGTCACACCTTGCTGCTCAGATGCAGCATCGGTGTTACAGTGGGTGGCCGGCCACAGGAGCTCCAGCTCTCTCTAGTGGCCATCTACAAAACCACACAGAGAAATGGCAGTACAGAGCTGTGGGGCCCAAAACACCTCAAaccaccacagagagagagaaatgtgaggTTTCTACGAGTcctcacaccctctctctcaggAAACTTCCTGTCTACTCAGAGGGAGACGGTGCAACGCAGCACTACGACTATCCACAATGCTTCAGAAGCTGATTCACACAACAGCTACCAGGgatgagcagagaaaacaccCAGATGCACTAAAGTCACAgcaagaaaagacagagagaaaatacGTTTCTAGAATCTCAATGCTCTTTCCTATATGGCAATAATAATACTTAAATTATCCTCAAACCAAAAATACTAAAGAACACTCAACATGTCTCTAAACATCTTCAATGTACAATATAGTCACTTTGAAAAGGTGTGGTGTGCTTAcagtcaataaaataaatatttttagtaAAGTCAAGTTAAAGACTGCATGGCTGGATATCACACACGTCAAACCACAGACATGAATGGAatgacaatcaatcaatcgatagAAATATGGAGAGACATTCAAATGCAAAAAAGAACATGTAGAGCGTGTTTGCTTCATACAGTGGCACTGATAGCATGTTTTTTATGATTACCATGAGACATGGAGATACTGAGCTTCACATGCCTGCTACAGACAACGGTGATGGCTCGTATTGCTGTTTAGTCCtttaacactgaaaacaaactgctttATCTCACTTCACTGACAAggagaaacacatgaacaccTAATGGACAAAATCAAAATAATGGCTGTGAACAGACGTGATGAGGTGATTGGCTGATATGCTTGAACGATTACAGTGAAATCTTAGTTTGCACTAACCTTTGCTGCAGTGTCTGAGCCCAATTTGCAGATAAACTTGACCACATCTAGATTAACAATCGAGGCTTTTGGAATCTattgaacgtttttttttatacttgaGTATTTAAGCTTAATATACATTTGCACATTGTCATCTTTTAATAACTCTCTGTTTGAGTTTCAAAGTTTGAACGTTTAAAAAAAGGCATATTTTCAATGAAAGGATGAAGGAAAGAGTGAACTCAAGACATTCCAAAAATTGACGCAGCAGAGACTTCCCACAATCCAACTTAATAGCATTTTATCATTTGACCCTGCTCTTGAATTACCACTGTTTAGAAATTCCACAGTCCAGGTTGTTTAAAAGTCTGTCAGGTACGATTTTTTTTCCCCGAGCTCAGACCGAGATAACTTGGGACACCATCACCATGACATCAGGGTTATTTTCCCAGACTTAAAAAGAAAGTTACTCTACAGTCAGGACAAGATACGACTGTTTTGGCAGTTTGAGTATTACAGATGTTTATGTTAAAGAATCAGTTCAGTGCCCCTTGACAGTTAAATTAGAAAtcttaaacaaaaataaacccaACAGTACAGAAGCgtttatattttaaatcagAGAAATATTGGCCAGTGATCAATATCTCCTGCTTCAGAACCTCAGGGAACGAAcactggttggttggttggttggggTGTGTGGATTGTAACTCCAACTTAAACATCAGATACATAACTCACTCTAATAGGTGGAGAAGACCAGTGACAGGCCTACCACTAAACAACATCCCAAATAGAAGCCATAATAAACAATCCCAGCACCTCATGAACATACCAGTTCCAtatttcagattaaaaaaaatatgtagaaaCACTGAATGGggtcaataaaaacaaaaaattaaatgtgacaTGAAATGGCATCCAGGTGAGGATGGACTGTGTCTGGCCTTCATTCATAATAAAAGAGCATTTTGCAGATTGAGTTCTGCTTAAGTGCCAATATATGAACAAAACCACCAACAGATGGGAATCAAGACACTGGACTCTGTTTGTCAGATTCAATCAAATACTTCAGACTAACTTCCGTAGATAACAAAGGAGAATATGATTTAAATGAATTGACTGAGCACGAAAGGCTTTGAAATGTTGAATggcagcaaacacagacaaaagacacacacacacacgaaaagaTGGCAAAAGGCGACACAGACACGACCTTTAAGATATAATAGAACATAGCAAATATAAAAACCATCTATTTATAAATAGAAACAAtcacaataatgaaaatgaaaattgaaagTCTGGGGGGGGGCAGGTGGAGGAATGATACAGTGAGTAACAGGGTTGAGAGCAGTGCatttaaacaaagaaatctacaataaaatattaacacaGTAATAGGTATATAGAGGATGTCCTGTATACGGGTAGAAATGTACAGCTGACCGACATTTGTTCAACAGTTTGAGTAGATACAAGTTGCTAATAATGGAAATGTGTAACAGTACAGTAATTCACtaacaacctgaaaacactgGTGTGACAAACATGGTTCACAGACTATATGAACACAATGCAGTGAAATGGAATGAACCAAGGCTGTGGTTTTTTTTCgggttttctttgttgttgtttttttctcttctttgttgTGTTCTCGCTCACACAAAGCACTGCGAGTCTCCCAGATCTCCAGGGCTGCACATCACCCACAGGCGCTGCCTTCCTGTCTCCCCTACAAGGGGGAGCTGCTGTCGTTGCAGCCGGATCTAGGCGGCGGCCCCCCCCAGCGCCGGCAGCAGGCCCTTCTCCGTCAGGTGAGCCTTCAGGGAGTTGAATATGGAGAGCTGCTGATCTGGTCGGAGGGCCAGGAGCTGCTGGATCACCTTGCTGGGGTTGGGGCCCCTGATGGAAGGCAGAGAGGTCATCAGATACACATCCCACTGTTCGAAATCAACCTTTCACAAAATCCTTCTTCCACACAGCGACTAACCAAACACAGCTTAACAACAACCGTAACTCGACAGTGTTTCCTCTAGGTTTTTTAGTTTAAGAGGGAGGGCAGCCCATTTCTAAGCACCGGTCAACAAGTGATTCTGTCCCTAATAACGTTTGCAGTGGCAGgctacaaaaaaatgtatgtagtaGAAACCCTGCTTGGTATAATCAAGCTCAGATTTCTCAAAATGGTGTGCGAGctacagtaaaacaaaaaaacacatgagaaaAAGGAtgaatttaattgtgtttttctgctctaACCAAAGCTCTAATCTTTAGCATGTTACAGCTAACTAGCTACCTACAATATTAAAGACTTGGCATAGAAAGTTAAAATGATTAACAGTTGTGTTGAGCATTATAATAGTGCACACACACTAGTGTCAAACACAAAATCAGACCACAAGCAAAAAATAGTGTCACACATTTCATATAGCTATCGTGTGTTTACCTGATGAAGCTGGCAATGTAGACGTTAACAAATGTGGCCATGAGGTACTGGCAGTCGAATCTGTCCATAATGCCTCCATGACCCGGGATAGTGTTGGCAAAATCCTGAAAGGACAAAGGACAGTACACATGCCTGAACACATAATATaacatttcagaaagaaaagtcattaacaataataaaataaatgtaaaaaaaaaatacatgcatAGAATAATCTGTGTGATAAACTGTATTCTAAAATGCTGGCCTACACCAGGAGGCTTTGCAGAGTTGAACCAGactgagaaaacagcagcagattgcCTGTGGCACTGTGTGTATGCTGATTGGTTACCGGGGTCTCGGTTTGTGTGCTACATCTCTACCTTGATCTTGAAGGCCCTCTTGAAGCCGCTGGCAAAGAAGCCACCGAAGGGTCCCATGATGGAGGCAAATGAAGAGAGCGCAATGCTGTGGATCTGGAATGGGTAGAGGCGCACGGTGGTCTGTGGAGACAACATGGGAATGTGAGACTCACACAGTCCAGCAGATAGTGTTATTAAATGGGACTTGactaaatcaaacaaatgaagcCAGATAGACGAGGAACAGAGCAGGTTGAGTCTTACCCATCCAGTGAAAGACTCCAAGATGGCAGGCAGGGCGTAGACCTGCAGCTGGAACAGGTCAGATGGttcacagtccacctggaatctgttggaGTCGTTGTTGAACTCCACTGGACACACAAAGTAGCGGTAGCCAGCCATCACATAGGAGAACTGCAAGCAGAGCAAGCTTCAGTTACTCACAGGCTGTACATGTCAAAGTCATGTGGAGAATCAGCTGGTGTCTTACGTGGCTACGGAGGAGCTTTCTCATGTCTGAGATTAAGATTTGGTCTTTAAAATATACTGTGCAAGGCCATGTttagacctggtattaacatcagTCATGacagatctgatcacaagtgctCAGATCTAAGTacgtctgttcacacctggtaatAAAATGTgccctgaatgtgtctcctgtgagcCCTTGTGATTtaatctcacttccctgctctatttACATATAATCACATATGTAATTTGTGTTCGTGAAGACCAAATGTTGTCGCATAAACAgatgtcactgtgtttttgtatgttggTGAATGTGTCGTTACGAacgggcgagagagagaggggcagagagacagagagaggtcaGGAGGGACCTAATTAATCTTGTGCAATCTcatgaagaaagatttttacCAATTTTAGAAAAGTATTAATCATTACGTATTCATCAATGTTAATATTGTGGCAGTGGCCAAAAAAACTAATCAATATATGGAAGCATAAAAGTACATTTGATTAATTGAGAAACTGCATCaagtcagaggacgtcagctgagtaggcggtccttcaTGTGTCCCAGGAGTTATTTACGTTCACACACCTccaaatgtggtctgagtgatcagatttCAGGATGCATCTGTGTCTGTAATAGTTCACCACATGGGATTGGATAACAGGATGGATGATAATACCACATCTGAATGGGGTCTATAATACTTGTCACAGTCAACTGAATCACCAAGCCATTACAGCAAAGACCAACACACCAGACATCAGAGTGCAAAGGCTCTGCTTCATGTGTGAATAACCAAGAACTCTATAGAGGCGTGTGGTAAAATCATATCTTACCATGATACCAAACACAATGGTGGCGAAGAGTCCTCCAATAAATCCCTCCCACGTCTTCTTAGGGGACAGCTGCAGAGGACAAAGTCAAGGTGTGGATACCAAGTTAACATGTCACCATGTTTGATGTGTTGATAACCAAAACCCAGACCTTTAGATAGATTCTCATTATGTTTGCTACACAGTACAGAGTACAATGATTCTAAATATTGGGGAGTAATTtactaaaaacatgttttctgttgatGCAAATCATCTGGTGTACAAAGCtcaaagaacaataaaacaaaccgACCTTGATGAGCGGTGTGCGGCCAAAGAAGAAACCAAACATGTACGCCATAATGTCGTTACAGATCACACAGGAAATTGGAACAATGAACCTATAAAAAGGAAAGTTCAAATCAGTCATTATGAGACTTAACGAAAACAAGATGTCTGGTAACGCAATCAGAAAACAGTAATCATTTAATCAATAATTGTGTACACATGCTCAGgacataaaataacattattacagtattattattaaggAGGAGTATTTCCATTGATTGAGTTAAGATGTAGTTTTAACAGGAGACAAAGGACTCTTCACTTACCAGATCATCCCCTCAAACAGGTTGTGAATGATAAGGTGAGACTGAGTCACCACAATCAGCAGAGTCACATGGGTCCAACCAAACTGTGAAGAAAAGATTAACAACAAGTATTTTTTCACTAGgatacatttaatttagcttttatttcaaaacaacctcaagcttctttcagacaggcactgaactCCACACATTTTCCTGCAATTTtcctgaggggctgtatgtgagaacgcaattATCTGAATCAGTTGCTGTGGGACATTTTTCCTGCCAGGCCCCCTATAAAATGTCTGCACTGATATAAGAATACAGAAGAAAAATTCACAGCACGTAGAAAGTGTTACTGTCATTTCTAACATGCCatggacacaaaactgaaagaacaaTATGAATACAATAAGAAtaaatctcaggatgaaaaagaggagccatacatgtagaagaaacagacaaagacattaACTTGGAGATAAAACaagatttgattttggtgaTGAGGACCAATGGCGTCAATGTGCTAAACAAAAaaatttccacagcagaatctGTATCTACATACAAACTCTCAGTGTTTACTGCCTACATGACTAAAATAACACAGTTAATACTGCAGGGCATGTATCTCGACAAGCGTTATCAATAACCCAGTGGCCTTGAGGCTGGTAGGCCGGAGGAGGTATGGTGCTACTTACCATGTAGAACTGAAGGCGGTAGTGTTTCTTCACCAAACTCAGCACAAACATGCAGAAACCTGCAACAACCAAAATAATTGTGAATGAAATACCTAAAAGGCACATGATCAGAGGTGTAGAGCCTGGAAGGAggagattcattcattcagaatCCAGGTCATGTTTGGGGACACTGACTAAATTTAGCTCAACCTATTTTCAAGCCCAGCAGtaaaagcagagaggagctCAAAACTGCTTCAGCCATATATTCCACAGAGTAAACATGATTGAGTTGAGGACAGGACACTgcgaaaagacaaaaataatttgACTCTGGGAAAAGTAGTCAAACCAGACACAGAAGAGTCTAGGAAACTGGTCTCTTTACTCCTTCCCAACATATAAAACATCTGTCaggagaaaacactgcagattTGAGCACTTCAAGGTTTGACACCATCATCTTAACAAATTCTATTTCACCTCGAGTCTCGTCGACAGGAGGCAGAAAGAGTCAGAGTGTTTCCTTCCACACCACATCCTGTTTGCCATCTGTTCGCAGCTATAGTAGCACTGAATCACTAACAGTCACAATGTAGCACAGGAAGTGGGTCTTCTATGGTTAGAACTGTGTCTGTTCAGTATGACaagcaacatttttatatatagaaatatCTTTAATTAGTCTTTTACTATGTTTAAAGAAAGCCCTAATCAATAATGTACTGGCATCTGCTGAGACAAGCTTAGCAGCTCCTGATGTCATCTCATCTTCTGTGATCAATTCTAATTGATGAACAAATTGAGCAAACGACATACTCACACTTGCTTTGGGGAACCGCACGTCTGCTCAGTTCAATCATTTTGAATCATGGTTAAATGCAAACATATTCATTTCTTTGGTCCTGTGGCCACATATCACACCACAGCAGAGTTAACacaggtcgtccactaaccagagggcTGGTTGGACCCCTGGATCCTCCTCTGCCAACCTGTCCTAGGTCAATATAATGAACCCTTAATTGCCCCTGGCAGCTGTGTCAGTAGTACGAAaacagtgtgtgatagaaaaaaaattGCAGCATATAgtagtgctgtatgaatgtgtgtgataatgggtgaatgtgacttttacTATAAAGTGCTTCGAGGGGTAAATAAGAATAGAAAAGCGTGATATAAATATAGTCCCTATGGTTATCTTCAAATTAACTACTAGATACCCAAGTGATGGATTAAGCAACCACAAGTCTTATAGAAAAGTTTTGAGAAAATCCTCTGAATGGCTAGTGTCAGGCCACGGTGTCCATGTGTTACAGTATGTGGCACATTTACTTCATGTGACTTGGTCTCCACTTGTCTGCCCATAAAACTGTTTATGCAGTAAAATGTTCTATACTAGAACAAAATGTGGAACTTGACACATCAACACTGAAAAACCTGTACGACTGATACACCTCTATGAGGCACAGTGGTGTAATGAAATGACAATATACTTGTGAAATCTCAGTGTGTAAACAGAAGTGATGTCAATACTTCCCACACACCAACATGAGAACAGACATTTACAGGCTTTATTTTGTTGGTACCTGTGAGGTAGAGGGCGAACGAGATGAAGCGGTGGTATTTGCTGAGGATGCGAAGTGGCTCCTCCCTTTGCACCAGTGAGAAGAAGTAATCTGTCACGGTCTCACCATAAAAGAAGTAGTTTACACACAGCAGGAAGTACCTGTTGGGCAAAAGGATTAAGGCAAATGCACAAATCTGTCAGCTTTATAACAGCAGCTAATCAGACTCTGAATTCATTATGCCTGCAGAAAAACTGGTAACAGATCAGCACTGATTTTAAATCATcttgaaatgatttaataatgTGAGTAGACTGTCATCATAGTTGTACTAACCATAGATGGTGTTTGACTTTTCATCAGGTCTTTCATGCACATGGCAAACTGAATGTCAGGAGTCTGCCATCTATGACACTAAACCAGAGGTTTTCAAAGTACAGCGAGTCGCCCCTACGTGGcatgaagagagagagcatcatGTGGGTGAGCTGAACTGTAGATTAGTTCAGCTCACCAACATAGCAGGCAGCTGGAGCTGTGACACACAGCTCATGGAGggagttaaaataaaactaaaaaatctCTTCTTCTATGAGTCGTCAATTAGTCACATGTGAACAAAATGACATGATGCatatatttttagatttgtaATGATATCATTTTATCCAATATCCATCACAAATATAATTGTCCACAGATCCATTTTAAAAATCATGGAAAAACATGTTCCTGatcagaaaacaggaagtaatgTAGATGATTGGGGGAGGGGGCTAATGTAGGATGAGGCAGTGTCAGACTTTGAAAACCCCTGATCTAAACAGAACACCACTGCTAAGTTTAAACAGCAGACCTGCCAACCTCACAGCGTCACCATATCCAAAAATAATGTATCCTCATGTACATGTGTGCTTATTTATTGCTTATATTATTACCGTCCTATTTTTGGGCCTAAATGTATTTCACATCTTTCCCTCTGAAAATATTTCGCCAACATAAGTACTAAGCATCACTTTCATTCAGGGGATAAACCTGATTACGTAGCTGGTACTGAcagttttattgtgtgtttatccCTTTTAAATTTAGTCTTGAcaatacagaaacattttacattttacttttatgaCAGATATTATAAAGATATAACCAAGTATTGTAGACTGTGCAGAACACATAGGCATGGTCACCTCTCCCTGTAACTCAAAGACTTTCTACAGTGTGTGGACAGGGGGCTTTGTTTACTACAATTACAGGTTTGGGTGCAATCATATATATTATGACAACTATGAAAAGTCCTGTTTCACCATCTGTGATACTCAAACAATATAACTGAAATTGCTAACTCAAATGACTGGTGAACAAGCGAGCTGGATTTCTAATACATATGTAAAGTCAGGCTAACGTTAACTTAATTCACATTCTCATTTACCTTTGCTAAATGGTCCAAGCAACTCTCTTGAAATGACATTATACACGAGTCAATCATCCCCGcctgttattattttttggtATTACGACAAGCGGAAAGAATCCACCACTATGATTTGTGGTTTTTTATGTTCTTTTGCATTTCTGCAGGCTCTACACTTGAGTACTGCACAACTGTCTCACAAGGCATCACCAGAGCTTTG belongs to Hippoglossus stenolepis isolate QCI-W04-F060 chromosome 9, HSTE1.2, whole genome shotgun sequence and includes:
- the cds2 gene encoding phosphatidate cytidylyltransferase 2 gives rise to the protein MTEVRHRGARDTEPPQLQPSEDKGSDSELKGEKDVGSDTETKVDSGVPKVAVPSDDTPEVLNKALSGLSSRWKNWWVRGILTLAMISFFFFIIYLGPMVLMMIVLCVQIKCFHEIITIGYSVYHSYHLPWFRTLSWYFLLCVNYFFYGETVTDYFFSLVQREEPLRILSKYHRFISFALYLTGFCMFVLSLVKKHYRLQFYMFGWTHVTLLIVVTQSHLIIHNLFEGMIWFIVPISCVICNDIMAYMFGFFFGRTPLIKLSPKKTWEGFIGGLFATIVFGIMFSYVMAGYRYFVCPVEFNNDSNRFQVDCEPSDLFQLQVYALPAILESFTGWTTVRLYPFQIHSIALSSFASIMGPFGGFFASGFKRAFKIKDFANTIPGHGGIMDRFDCQYLMATFVNVYIASFIRGPNPSKVIQQLLALRPDQQLSIFNSLKAHLTEKGLLPALGGAAA